The Xenopus laevis strain J_2021 chromosome 7S, Xenopus_laevis_v10.1, whole genome shotgun sequence genome includes a window with the following:
- the xmc.L gene encoding marginal coil Xmc L homeolog (The RefSeq protein has 1 substitution compared to this genomic sequence), producing MAAVVDKSNKGENVSMWLLNYIKNHGGPYEIPQECKDSWDLMKIFIADSVFDKKTKESKRKGMVLQGLLSCCLKMAEIVKQKDNDFTEQTDKYETLLKESNEKISELRLHAITTGEALIEKANLCDHLTATNDELSVKIQDIEKELEEHKHAVNMAFDKVGEKSDQLCQNNISKFKEHKQIYPWNELDQASSFPAAPVVTTTVLNTDNSGEVQLISKQLKPQEMDAIVREIGQVPRYDINRFMKWFCELKRVRETYNLNTDDIDRILQRVVGNGLWVRIVQNCGQQRRTRDVFREMLRALYGITLNVSLSGKIKQMKQECPYELCDRIATVMDQLMTGNPGFEHGGLLHRVMLLEALEEDVREGILSVTPDPTDLKDMLLRADNLWRKRSRKESFAVDAARIFRVEGQQNKEYAGFRGPQRGNRAYNSEWQRERGKYEQEKKDRAPRQSWIPFPQLKREHDKLKMEYDTIRAERDLLKLNVSVLEAELSKLRCVSLTTSGVTDQGGGIQHRAINL from the coding sequence aTGGCTGCAGTTGTTGATAAAAGCAATAAGGGAGAAAATGTCAGCATGtggttattaaattatattaaaaaccaTGGGGGACCATATGAAATCCCACAGGAATGTAAAGATTCATGGGATTTAATGAAAATTTTTATAGCTGACAGTGTTTTTGATAAGAAAACTAAGGAATCAAAACGTAAAGGAATGGTCCTTCAGGGATTATTGTCCTGTTgtttaaaaatggcagaaattgttaaacaaaaggaTAATGATTTTACAGAACAGACTGACAAGTATGAAACTTTGCTGAAAGAGTCAAATGAAAAGATTTCTGAGTTAAGATTGCATGCCATTACTACTGGTGAAGCGTTAATTGAAAAGGCCAATCTGTGTGACCATTTAACAGCAACAAATGATGAATTGTCAGTGAAAATACAGGATATAGAGAAGGAGCTGGAGGAACACAAACATGCAGTAAATATTGCTTTTGATAAAGTTGGTGAAAAATCTGATCAACTTTGTCAAAACAATATTTCCAAATTTAAAGAGCACAAACAAATTTATCCATGGAATGAATTGGATCAAGCATctagtttcccagcagcccctgttgTCACTACCACTGTATTAAACACTGACAATTCAGGTGAGGTACAGCTCATATCAAAGCAATTAAAGCCTCAGGAGATGGATGCTATTGTTAGAGAGATTGGGCAGGTACCACGATATGACATAAATAGATTCATGAAATGGTTCTGTGAATTAAAAAGGGTTAGAGAAACATATAACCTGAATACAGACGATATAGATAGAATCTTACAAAGAGTTGTTGGAAATGGTTTGTGGGTTAGGATTGTACAAAACTGTGGACAGCAGCGAAGGACAAGGGATGTTTTTAGAGAAATGCTGAGAGCGTTGTATGGCATTACTTTAAATGTGTCATTGTCTGGTAAGATTAAACAGATGAAACAGGAATGTCCATATGAACTATGTGATAGGATAGCCACAGTGATGGATCAATTGATGACTGGTAATCCAGGATTTGAACATGGTGGCTTACTCCATCGAGTGATGTTGTTGGAGGCTTTAGAAGAGGATGTCAGGGAAGGAATATTATCAGTCACACCTGACCCTACTGATTTAAAAGACATGTTATTAAGGGCAGATAATTTGTGGAGGAAAAGGAGTAGAAAGGAAAGTTTTGCAGTTGATGCCGCTAGAATCTTTAGGGTAGAAGGACAACAAAATAAAGAGTATGCTGGTTTTAGAGGGCCTCAGCGAGGGAATAGAGCTTACAATTCAGAATGGCAGAGAGAAAGAgggaaatatgaacaggagaagaAAGATAGGGCTCCTAGACAATCCTGGATACCCTTTCCCCAACTGAAAAGAGAGCATGACAAGCTTAAAATGGAATATGATACCATAAGGGCTGAGAGAGATCTCTTGAAACTAAACGTTTCTGTGCTGGAGGCAGAATTGTCCAAATTAAGGTGTGTCTCTCTTACAACTTCTGGTGTTACAGACCAAGGGGGAGGTATTCAACACAGAGCTATAAACCTGTGA